One region of Oxalobacteraceae bacterium OTU3CAMAD1 genomic DNA includes:
- a CDS encoding TonB-dependent siderophore receptor yields the protein MYQSEIPRTQPTPIARALQAGLAGLFFSGAAGAAETPPAPQPDSALPTVYVTGAQETGTGAVAGYAARRSASGTKTDTPIIETPQSITIIGAEQIETLGARTIAEALGYAVGGTLRPERTGDEITLRGFQLLSTFRDGTNYQVNRFDGQQEVYGLERIEVLKGASSILYGMSSPGGVLNTVSKRPTAETLRELNAEAGSFDRKQVSGDFGGKLTEDGAWTYRLTGLQRDSGAFIDYMRDDRTYLAPALTWRPNAATSVTLLSEYQRDRGNYGADDLPASGTLRQNVHGTIPRDRFTGEPDYDHFRIKRYSAGYIVDHAFTDNLKLRHSLRKYHMDQDWASIGTAADYEADQRTIKRFAEDRDEHTNRLNSDTSLQYDWRAAGVEHKTLVGLDYTETRRTSERFDRAVGTLDLYAPVYGGALGPAVYSYGFRTRDKQMGLYFQDQMKFGGKWVLLLGGRQDWVRQTECDFRDPSLCSADHEKSDAFTGRAGLVYLADNGLAPFVGFSQSFAPTSGTDRNGSRFKPTEGEQVEAGVRYQPAGGALMLSAATYQLTQGNVLSQDPLDRRYARQQGEVRSRGVELEARGRIGRNAQVLAAYTYTDARVTKASPLFPEQVGDRTNGVPYNQFSLWGDYSFGDFGLPGLKIGAGARYMGETTSTYTDVVAPAYTVIDAMASYSTGPWRLALNVGNLADKHFYTSCPFSCFYGESRNVKASLSYRW from the coding sequence ATGTACCAATCAGAAATACCTCGCACCCAACCGACCCCGATCGCACGCGCCCTGCAGGCTGGCCTGGCCGGCCTGTTCTTCTCCGGCGCCGCCGGCGCGGCCGAGACGCCGCCGGCCCCGCAGCCCGACAGCGCCCTGCCGACCGTCTACGTGACCGGCGCACAGGAAACGGGCACCGGCGCGGTGGCCGGCTACGCGGCCAGGCGCAGCGCCAGCGGCACCAAGACCGACACCCCGATCATCGAAACGCCGCAGTCGATCACCATCATCGGCGCCGAGCAGATCGAAACGCTCGGCGCCCGCACCATCGCCGAGGCGCTGGGCTACGCCGTGGGCGGCACCCTGCGCCCGGAGCGCACCGGCGACGAGATCACGCTGCGCGGCTTCCAGCTGCTGTCGACCTTCCGCGACGGCACCAATTACCAGGTCAACCGCTTCGACGGCCAGCAGGAGGTCTACGGCCTCGAACGCATCGAGGTGCTCAAGGGGGCCTCGTCGATCCTGTACGGCATGTCCTCGCCCGGCGGCGTGCTCAACACCGTGAGCAAACGGCCGACCGCCGAAACCCTGCGCGAACTCAACGCCGAAGCCGGCTCCTTCGACCGCAAGCAGGTCTCGGGCGACTTCGGCGGCAAGCTTACCGAGGACGGCGCGTGGACCTACCGTCTGACCGGGCTGCAGCGCGACAGCGGCGCTTTCATCGACTACATGCGCGACGACCGCACCTACCTGGCCCCGGCGCTCACATGGCGCCCCAACGCCGCCACCAGCGTGACCTTGCTGTCCGAATACCAGCGCGACCGCGGCAACTACGGCGCCGACGACCTGCCCGCCTCGGGCACCTTGCGCCAGAACGTGCACGGCACGATCCCGCGCGACCGCTTCACCGGCGAACCGGACTACGACCACTTCCGCATCAAGCGCTACTCGGCCGGCTACATCGTCGACCACGCGTTCACCGACAACCTCAAGCTGCGCCACAGCCTGCGCAAATACCATATGGACCAGGACTGGGCCTCGATCGGCACGGCCGCCGACTACGAGGCCGACCAGCGCACCATCAAGCGCTTCGCCGAAGACCGCGACGAGCACACCAATCGCCTGAACTCGGACACCTCGCTGCAATACGACTGGCGCGCCGCCGGCGTCGAGCACAAAACCCTGGTCGGCCTGGACTACACCGAAACCAGGCGCACCAGCGAGCGCTTCGACCGCGCCGTCGGCACCCTGGACCTGTATGCGCCAGTCTACGGCGGCGCGCTCGGCCCGGCCGTCTATTCGTATGGTTTCCGCACCCGCGACAAGCAGATGGGCCTGTACTTCCAGGACCAGATGAAGTTCGGCGGCAAATGGGTTCTGCTGCTGGGCGGGCGCCAGGATTGGGTGCGCCAGACCGAATGCGACTTCCGCGATCCGTCACTGTGCTCGGCCGACCATGAAAAGAGTGACGCCTTCACCGGCCGCGCCGGGCTGGTCTACCTGGCCGACAACGGCCTGGCGCCGTTCGTCGGCTTCAGCCAGTCGTTCGCGCCCACCAGCGGCACGGACCGCAACGGCAGCCGCTTCAAGCCGACCGAGGGTGAGCAGGTCGAGGCGGGCGTGCGCTACCAGCCCGCCGGCGGCGCGCTGATGCTGTCGGCGGCTACCTACCAGCTGACCCAGGGCAACGTGCTGAGCCAGGACCCGCTGGACCGCCGCTATGCGCGCCAGCAGGGCGAGGTGCGCTCGCGCGGTGTCGAGCTCGAGGCGCGCGGACGGATCGGGCGCAACGCCCAGGTGCTTGCCGCCTACACCTACACGGACGCGCGCGTGACCAAGGCCAGCCCGTTGTTCCCCGAGCAGGTCGGGGACCGCACCAACGGCGTGCCGTACAACCAGTTCTCGCTGTGGGGGGATTACAGCTTCGGCGATTTCGGCCTGCCCGGCCTGAAGATCGGCGCCGGCGCCCGCTACATGGGCGAGACCACCAGCACCTACACCGACGTGGTGGCGCCGGCCTACACCGTCATCGACGCCATGGCCAGCTACAGCACCGGCCCGTGGCGCCTGGCGCTCAATGTCGGCAACCTGGCCGACAAGCACTTCTACACCAGCTGTCCGTTCTCCTGCTTCTATGGTGAATCACGCAATGTGAAGGCGTCGCTCAGTTATCGCTGGTAA
- a CDS encoding sigma-70 family RNA polymerase sigma factor — translation MSVELQQTVLGDIFIQHRAQLRRIAHKIVGTSHTADEVIQDAYLKVVEMTGGRDILKPFCYCCQVVRNMALDHCRRQAVESSYRIYPDDGELPQVSGGSIPDHQLHGMQVIDAIDRILCGLPSRTRHVFELSRLGGLTQRDIAQEIGCSATLVNFMLRDANQAIACCRELVDIG, via the coding sequence ATGTCGGTGGAATTGCAGCAAACAGTCCTTGGGGACATTTTTATCCAGCACCGGGCGCAACTGCGCCGCATCGCCCACAAAATCGTCGGCACCTCGCACACCGCCGACGAGGTCATCCAGGACGCCTACCTGAAGGTGGTCGAGATGACGGGCGGGCGCGACATCCTCAAGCCATTTTGCTATTGCTGCCAGGTGGTGCGCAACATGGCGCTCGACCATTGCCGCCGCCAGGCGGTCGAGTCGTCCTACCGCATCTACCCGGACGACGGCGAACTGCCGCAGGTGTCCGGCGGCAGCATCCCCGACCATCAGCTGCACGGCATGCAGGTGATCGACGCCATCGACCGCATCCTGTGCGGCCTGCCGTCGCGCACCCGCCATGTGTTCGAACTGTCGCGCCTGGGCGGCCTGACCCAGCGCGACATCGCCCAGGAGATCGGCTGCTCGGCCACCCTGGTCAACTTCATGCTGCGCGACGCCAACCAGGCCATCGCCTGCTGCCGCGAGCTGGTCGACATCGGCTAG
- a CDS encoding rhamnogalacturonan lyase — protein sequence MIPAKVPAVVFTLALASCAQVGAVVTSPGKQIELLNRGAVAIQTSGGVFVSWRLLATDAGGVAFNVYRGSTKLNGTPLTQLNYTDAGGTAASAYSVRAVVNGTEQTGAGAGATWSAPYKTVPVQRPAGGTSTDGVAYTYEINDGTPADLDGDGAYELIVKWQPTNAKDNSQSGYTGNTLVDAYKLDGTRLWRIDLGRNIRAGAHYTTMVAYDFDGDGKAEIMMKTADATVDGTGATIGSASADHRNSSGYILTGPEFLTVFNGQTGKAMKTTNYLPARGTVSSWGDNYGNRVDRFLGGVANLDGARPSAVFSRGYYTRAVIAAWDWRDGALTSRWVFDTDVAGSAARGQGAHWFSVADVNSDGKDDIVYGAATIDSYGQLLYSTGLCHGDALHVGKFNPNLAGLQVYMVHETPSCYGASGTGMHNAATGALLWGTSGEGVDVGRGVCMDIDPAYPGEECWGSRGSLRSATGVQIGTNRPSQMNFAAWWDGDLLREALDGTQISKWNASSSSSSVLVNAADAGGASNNSTKATPVLSADLLGDWREEVVWRNSANTALLIYSTTAPTTTRLPTLMHNPQYRAQVAAQNAGYNQPPHPSFYLGAGMGTFVQEPVHTP from the coding sequence ATGATTCCCGCAAAAGTTCCCGCCGTCGTCTTCACGCTGGCCCTGGCCAGTTGCGCGCAGGTCGGCGCCGTCGTCACCTCCCCCGGCAAGCAGATCGAATTACTCAACCGGGGCGCGGTGGCGATCCAGACCTCCGGCGGCGTGTTCGTCAGCTGGCGCCTGCTGGCCACGGACGCGGGCGGCGTGGCGTTCAACGTCTATCGCGGCAGCACCAAGCTCAATGGCACCCCGCTCACGCAGCTCAACTACACGGACGCGGGCGGCACCGCCGCCAGCGCGTACTCGGTGCGCGCGGTCGTCAACGGCACGGAGCAAACCGGCGCCGGCGCCGGCGCCACCTGGTCGGCGCCGTACAAGACGGTGCCGGTGCAGCGTCCGGCCGGCGGCACCTCGACCGACGGCGTGGCCTACACCTACGAGATCAACGATGGCACGCCGGCCGACCTCGACGGCGACGGCGCCTACGAGCTCATCGTCAAATGGCAGCCGACCAACGCCAAGGACAATTCGCAGTCCGGCTACACCGGCAACACCCTGGTCGACGCTTATAAACTCGACGGCACGCGCCTGTGGCGCATCGATCTGGGGCGCAACATCCGCGCCGGCGCCCACTACACGACGATGGTGGCCTACGACTTCGACGGCGACGGCAAGGCCGAGATCATGATGAAGACGGCCGACGCCACCGTCGACGGCACCGGCGCGACGATCGGCTCGGCGAGCGCCGACCACCGCAACAGTTCCGGCTACATCCTGACGGGGCCGGAGTTCCTGACCGTGTTCAACGGCCAGACCGGCAAGGCGATGAAGACCACCAACTACCTGCCGGCGCGCGGCACCGTCTCGAGCTGGGGCGACAACTACGGCAACCGGGTCGACCGCTTCCTCGGCGGCGTGGCCAACCTGGACGGCGCCCGCCCGAGCGCGGTGTTTTCGCGCGGCTACTACACGCGCGCCGTCATCGCCGCCTGGGACTGGCGCGACGGCGCGCTGACGAGCCGCTGGGTGTTCGACACCGACGTCGCCGGCAGCGCCGCGCGCGGCCAGGGCGCGCACTGGTTCAGCGTGGCCGACGTCAACAGCGACGGCAAGGACGACATCGTCTACGGGGCGGCCACCATCGACAGCTATGGGCAACTGCTGTATTCGACCGGCCTGTGCCACGGGGATGCTTTGCACGTCGGTAAATTCAACCCGAACCTGGCGGGCTTGCAGGTGTACATGGTGCACGAGACGCCAAGCTGCTACGGCGCCAGCGGCACCGGCATGCACAACGCGGCCACCGGCGCGCTGCTGTGGGGCACCAGCGGCGAAGGCGTGGACGTGGGGCGCGGCGTGTGCATGGACATCGATCCGGCCTATCCCGGCGAGGAGTGCTGGGGTAGTCGCGGCAGCTTGCGCAGCGCGACCGGGGTGCAGATCGGCACCAACCGGCCGAGCCAGATGAACTTCGCGGCGTGGTGGGATGGGGATTTGTTGCGGGAGGCGCTGGATGGGACGCAGATCAGCAAGTGGAATGCGTCGAGCAGCAGTTCGAGCGTGCTGGTGAACGCGGCCGATGCCGGCGGCGCGTCCAACAACAGCACCAAGGCGACGCCGGTGTTGAGCGCCGATTTGCTGGGGGATTGGCGCGAGGAGGTGGTGTGGAGGAATAGCGCGAATACGGCGCTGTTAATCTACAGCACCACGGCGCCGACGACCACGCGCTTGCCAACCTTGATGCACAATCCGCAATACCGGGCGCAGGTGGCGGCGCAGAACGCGGGGTATAACCAGCCGCCGCATCCGAGTTTCTATCTCGGCGCGGGAATGGGGACGTTTGTGCAGGAGCCGGTGCATACGCCGTGA
- a CDS encoding AraC family transcriptional regulator yields MIDYRQIGDEFIPAQHQPALILDYARSRELDEQGDKALRGTGLRGWEMPDADVVLSPAQYLQLLANVMRELDSPDTSFMLGQQMLPGHFGAFSHALLQAQNLRQALEILCAGAMRLCPLLTPRLREEGGLAVLYWTDSFGAPSQLPALVEMHMTAVTAMCRWLAGERLPWRYCLNRSAPAHVEQHEVHLGADLRFNCHLDAMLINPEWLDRPWPRGNAMAASMALNSAAAEAGADKLALAPSLLSALYDHLLANIRLGPTLELSAAAFGVSAATMKRHLARHGSHFQAELDQVRAHVAIHLFQARGYDNEAVAQYLGFHDATNFRRSFKRWTGLTPSLLRDGLLSVPL; encoded by the coding sequence GTGATCGACTACCGGCAAATCGGCGATGAATTTATTCCGGCGCAGCACCAGCCGGCATTGATCCTCGACTATGCGCGCAGCCGCGAGCTCGACGAGCAGGGCGACAAGGCCTTGCGCGGAACGGGCCTGCGCGGGTGGGAGATGCCGGACGCCGACGTCGTGCTCAGCCCGGCGCAATACCTGCAATTGCTGGCTAACGTGATGCGCGAACTGGACAGCCCCGACACCAGCTTCATGCTGGGCCAGCAAATGCTGCCGGGTCACTTCGGTGCGTTCAGCCACGCCTTGCTGCAGGCGCAGAATTTGCGGCAGGCGCTGGAGATCCTGTGCGCCGGCGCGATGCGTTTGTGTCCATTGTTGACGCCGCGCCTGCGCGAGGAGGGCGGCTTGGCCGTGCTGTACTGGACCGATAGCTTCGGCGCGCCCAGCCAGTTGCCGGCGCTGGTGGAAATGCACATGACGGCGGTGACGGCGATGTGCCGCTGGCTGGCCGGCGAGCGCCTGCCGTGGCGTTACTGCCTGAACCGCAGCGCGCCGGCGCACGTGGAGCAGCACGAGGTGCATCTGGGCGCCGACCTGCGCTTCAACTGCCATCTGGACGCGATGCTGATCAATCCGGAGTGGCTCGACCGGCCCTGGCCGCGCGGCAACGCGATGGCGGCGTCGATGGCGCTCAACAGCGCGGCGGCGGAGGCGGGCGCCGACAAGCTGGCGCTGGCGCCCAGTTTGCTGTCGGCGCTGTACGACCATTTGCTGGCCAACATACGGCTCGGCCCCACTTTGGAGCTAAGCGCGGCCGCGTTCGGCGTCAGCGCGGCGACGATGAAGCGTCATCTGGCGCGTCACGGCAGCCATTTCCAGGCCGAGCTCGACCAGGTGCGCGCGCACGTGGCGATCCACCTTTTCCAGGCGCGCGGTTACGACAACGAAGCGGTGGCGCAATACCTCGGTTTCCACGACGCCACCAATTTCCGTCGCTCGTTCAAGCGCTGGACCGGCCTCACGCCCAGCCTGCTGCGCGACGGCCTGCTGAGCGTGCCGCTGTAG
- a CDS encoding diguanylate cyclase, whose product MLQLHRSTLIAAGLALLVCLFLYATLGVAKSFEYWKWTDIVSEGGTAVMAGSWVLFTLSSRPGGLVTRLLAGGLALIMIGSFADCMDEFFTISKAARWDHWLESMVPVGMLVVTIGMYYWRHEQFRLNEHLQKRERLFRDHRAFDRVTQLANADYLRRQIRHEQSRRPGQPCALVLLDIDGFHLINREFGQPEGDRVLQAVGHMLLLNLRNDDLLCRYAGDRFALLLPDTSVEEASWLARHLASMVGQMRHHAKGGRVGISLRHACSNADAAPDVLLAELSRAVSQPAAPVAVAAAGSTVLAATAAA is encoded by the coding sequence ATGCTGCAACTTCACCGTTCCACCCTGATCGCGGCAGGCCTCGCCCTGCTGGTCTGCCTGTTCCTGTACGCCACCCTCGGTGTGGCAAAATCTTTCGAGTACTGGAAATGGACGGACATCGTCAGCGAAGGCGGTACCGCCGTCATGGCCGGCAGCTGGGTATTGTTTACCTTGAGCAGCCGTCCCGGCGGCCTGGTCACCCGCTTGCTTGCCGGCGGCCTGGCGCTGATCATGATCGGTTCCTTCGCCGATTGCATGGATGAATTTTTCACCATTAGCAAGGCGGCGCGGTGGGATCACTGGCTGGAGAGCATGGTGCCGGTTGGCATGCTGGTGGTCACCATCGGCATGTATTACTGGCGGCACGAACAGTTCCGCCTCAACGAGCATTTGCAAAAGCGCGAACGGTTGTTCCGAGATCACCGCGCCTTCGACCGCGTCACCCAACTGGCCAACGCCGACTATTTGCGGCGCCAGATCCGCCACGAGCAGTCGCGCCGGCCGGGCCAGCCCTGCGCGCTGGTGCTGCTGGACATCGACGGCTTCCACCTGATCAACCGCGAATTCGGCCAGCCCGAGGGCGACCGCGTGCTGCAGGCCGTCGGCCACATGCTGCTGCTCAATCTGCGCAACGACGATTTGCTGTGCCGCTATGCGGGCGACCGCTTTGCCTTGCTGTTGCCCGACACCAGTGTGGAAGAGGCCAGCTGGTTGGCCCGGCATCTGGCGAGCATGGTCGGCCAGATGCGCCACCACGCCAAAGGCGGCCGGGTCGGCATTAGCCTGCGCCACGCGTGCTCCAACGCGGACGCGGCGCCGGACGTGCTGCTGGCCGAACTGAGCCGGGCGGTGTCGCAACCGGCGGCCCCGGTGGCCGTGGCGGCGGCAGGCTCCACTGTCCTGGCTGCGACGGCGGCCGCGTGA
- a CDS encoding TonB-dependent receptor, whose translation MKTTQYKTSKQPTQQGHGCRLSVLSLGVLSMLSMLAAQSHASGQTSQANDGAAASVAASANSVVISGQRSSLRNSIAAQEQADNIVSVISSDDIGGLPDKNAAEALARLPGLSVQRDQGEGRYVSVRGLGPDLNSVTINGALVPSPESGRRAVALDVLPAGLIQSLSVSKTLTPDQDANSLGGTVEVKTLSAFDLPGKLLSATVGASRDQNIGKTSPNGSILFAERFMNGKLGVAGGISYEKREFGSDNVETGGAWEDGKLTGVELRDYLPTRKRRAAALNLDYHGDNLGKSLSKYYVRSFISDFSDDEVRDRLTISNIAGDGLGEGQTASARGERRLRQRKYTQTISSVVLGTEQKWNGWKLDVAGGISRATDEAPESINDARFRGSKDFAGVGFTGTDIPRLTGPASLYDAANYKLNSIALKQGDATDKEHHVRFDLSHKFELGEGSSTLKFGAKAGRREKSNDTEAWSYSSKQIGGASTALADYVTGNDLDYKLGRIGKAIDPAAIRRLVAGLSRADARLLVDSTIDDYRMHEDIDAAYVQNSFDIDAWHLLAGVRAEHTKFDAAGSRVNEEEESFDAVNRRRSYTNWLPSLQARYDLDAKTSIRAAWTHAVVRANFSQLAPGVSLASDTEATIGNPDLAPLKSTNLDLGIERVLGDDGSMSAYVFHKDIKNFTYTTNLAGSGQWADYSSAVSYANGDKATVKGIELAYNQPLRMFPAPFNRLIVGANGSLTRSDANIARYDIDAGRTRSRSIDMPGQSDRVLNLMLGYEQGPLSTRLALNYKSPYLLEMGDDILDPGQDRVVDAQKQVDFSLSYQLSKQVQLNFEAANLNNEKYYVYLGSKAQNAQYEQYGRTYKVSLKVSMF comes from the coding sequence ATGAAAACCACACAATACAAAACGTCCAAACAGCCCACGCAACAAGGTCATGGCTGCCGCCTCTCCGTGCTCAGCCTCGGCGTGCTGTCGATGTTGTCGATGCTGGCCGCGCAATCGCATGCCAGCGGACAAACCAGCCAGGCCAACGACGGCGCCGCCGCCAGCGTGGCCGCCAGTGCCAATAGCGTGGTGATCTCGGGCCAGCGCTCCAGCCTGCGCAACTCGATCGCCGCGCAGGAGCAGGCCGACAACATCGTCAGCGTCATCAGCAGCGACGACATCGGCGGCCTGCCGGACAAGAACGCCGCCGAAGCGCTGGCGCGCCTGCCGGGCCTGTCGGTGCAGCGCGACCAGGGCGAAGGCCGTTACGTGAGCGTGCGCGGCCTCGGCCCGGACCTGAATTCGGTCACCATCAACGGCGCGCTGGTGCCCTCGCCCGAGTCGGGCCGCCGCGCGGTGGCGCTGGACGTGCTGCCGGCGGGCCTGATCCAATCGCTTTCGGTCAGCAAGACCTTGACGCCGGACCAGGACGCCAACTCCCTCGGCGGCACCGTCGAAGTCAAAACGCTGTCGGCCTTCGACCTGCCGGGCAAGCTGCTGTCGGCCACCGTCGGCGCCAGCCGCGACCAAAATATCGGCAAGACCAGCCCGAACGGCAGCATCCTGTTCGCCGAACGCTTCATGAACGGCAAGCTCGGTGTGGCCGGCGGCATCAGCTACGAAAAGCGTGAATTCGGTTCCGACAACGTCGAAACCGGCGGCGCCTGGGAAGACGGAAAACTGACCGGGGTTGAACTGCGCGACTACCTGCCGACGCGCAAGCGCCGCGCCGCCGCGCTCAACCTCGACTACCACGGCGACAACCTGGGCAAGTCGCTTAGTAAATATTATGTGCGCAGCTTCATCAGCGACTTCAGCGACGACGAAGTGCGCGACCGCCTGACCATCAGCAACATCGCCGGCGACGGCCTCGGAGAGGGCCAGACCGCCAGCGCGCGTGGCGAGCGCCGCCTGCGCCAGCGCAAGTACACCCAGACCATCAGCTCGGTCGTGCTGGGCACCGAACAGAAATGGAACGGCTGGAAGCTTGATGTGGCCGGCGGTATCAGCCGCGCCACCGACGAGGCGCCGGAGTCGATCAACGACGCCCGCTTCCGTGGCAGCAAGGACTTCGCCGGCGTCGGCTTCACCGGCACCGACATCCCGCGCCTGACCGGCCCGGCCAGCCTCTACGACGCCGCCAACTACAAGCTGAACTCGATCGCGCTCAAACAGGGCGACGCGACCGACAAGGAACACCACGTTCGCTTCGACCTGAGCCACAAGTTCGAGCTGGGCGAAGGTAGTTCGACGCTCAAGTTCGGCGCCAAGGCCGGCCGCCGCGAAAAATCCAACGACACCGAGGCGTGGTCGTACAGCAGCAAGCAGATCGGCGGCGCCAGCACCGCGCTGGCCGACTACGTCACCGGCAACGACCTCGATTACAAGCTGGGCCGCATCGGCAAGGCCATCGACCCTGCCGCGATCCGCCGCCTGGTGGCCGGCCTGAGCCGCGCCGACGCCCGCCTGCTGGTGGACTCGACCATCGACGACTACCGCATGCACGAGGACATCGATGCAGCCTATGTGCAAAACAGCTTCGACATCGACGCCTGGCACCTGCTGGCCGGCGTGCGCGCCGAACACACCAAGTTCGACGCGGCCGGCTCGCGCGTCAACGAGGAAGAGGAAAGCTTCGATGCGGTCAACCGCCGGCGCTCGTACACCAACTGGCTGCCGTCGCTGCAGGCCCGTTACGACCTCGACGCGAAAACCAGCATCCGCGCGGCCTGGACCCATGCGGTGGTGCGCGCCAACTTCAGCCAGCTTGCGCCCGGCGTAAGCCTGGCCAGCGACACCGAGGCCACCATCGGCAACCCCGACCTGGCGCCGCTGAAGTCCACCAACCTCGACCTGGGCATCGAGCGCGTGCTGGGCGACGACGGCAGCATGTCGGCCTATGTGTTCCACAAGGACATCAAGAACTTCACCTACACGACCAACCTGGCCGGCAGCGGCCAGTGGGCCGACTACAGCTCGGCGGTATCCTACGCCAACGGCGACAAGGCCACCGTCAAGGGCATCGAACTGGCGTACAACCAGCCGCTGCGCATGTTCCCGGCACCGTTCAACCGCCTGATCGTCGGCGCCAACGGCAGCCTGACCCGCTCGGACGCCAACATTGCCCGCTACGACATCGACGCCGGCCGCACGCGCTCGCGCAGCATCGACATGCCGGGCCAGTCGGACCGCGTGCTGAACCTGATGCTGGGCTACGAGCAGGGTCCGCTGAGCACCCGTCTGGCGCTCAACTACAAATCGCCGTATCTGCTGGAAATGGGCGACGACATCCTCGACCCCGGCCAGGACCGCGTCGTCGACGCCCAGAAACAGGTCGACTTCTCGCTGTCGTACCAACTCAGCAAACAGGTACAGCTGAACTTCGAAGCGGCCAACCTGAACAACGAAAAATACTATGTTTATCTGGGCAGCAAAGCCCAAAACGCGCAATATGAACAATACGGCCGCACCTATAAAGTCAGCCTCAAAGTGAGCATGTTCTAA
- a CDS encoding phytase produces the protein MKTTIFNGILFGALVSCGVLAQTVHAAETGKATRSAALPGLAAKASELAALPDGGWLAIDKQALRLLDAGGKERAHLAVRAKQLDLRPQPQGGGVLAVVLDANAEHVLPVLVDMKAGTLTAQQPFPAPPFGIESSCLYRDAQQIDHLFMIGKDGQAEQWLMHGDQRQLVRKLALPPHVKHCRADDATQQLLVTEEKMGVWAYNADAEGGPSRKLVQRGDTFKKGQVRVIAWQAATLPMANAKAIIEPRAQTEPVARQGDAADDPAIWRNPADPAGARILGTNKKQGLLVYDLNGKQLQLLEVGRLNNVDVRQGVTVGERTLDVAVATQRDDNSVMLFAIDAGGTVTQAGAFATGLEDIYGMCLYRPADGGLEAFINDKDGSFLQYRIEAGADGKGMSGKLLRRFKVASQPEGCVVDDRNERLFLGEEKRGVWTVSARGDAPAKLSMIMPVGPQLVADVEGMGLYHGDKADYLVVSSQGDNSYLVLDAKAPYRVRGSFRVGYNLAAGIDGTSETDGLEVSSANFGGPYAKGMLVIQDGYKRLPDSPQNFKYVAWDDVAKALKLD, from the coding sequence ATGAAAACTACGATCTTCAACGGTATTCTCTTCGGCGCGCTGGTTTCGTGCGGCGTGCTGGCTCAGACGGTCCACGCGGCGGAAACGGGAAAAGCGACACGTTCGGCCGCCCTGCCCGGCCTGGCCGCCAAAGCCAGCGAACTGGCCGCCCTGCCCGACGGCGGCTGGCTCGCCATCGACAAGCAGGCCCTGCGCCTGCTCGACGCCGGCGGCAAGGAGCGCGCCCACCTTGCCGTGCGCGCCAAGCAGCTCGACCTGCGTCCCCAACCACAAGGCGGCGGCGTGCTGGCCGTTGTGCTCGACGCCAACGCCGAGCATGTCCTTCCGGTTCTGGTCGATATGAAGGCCGGCACCTTGACCGCGCAACAGCCGTTCCCGGCGCCGCCATTCGGCATCGAGTCGTCGTGCCTGTACCGTGACGCCCAACAAATCGACCATCTGTTCATGATCGGTAAAGATGGCCAGGCCGAACAATGGCTGATGCACGGCGACCAGCGCCAGCTGGTGCGCAAGCTGGCCTTGCCGCCGCACGTCAAGCATTGCCGCGCCGACGACGCCACGCAGCAACTGCTGGTCACTGAGGAGAAAATGGGCGTGTGGGCCTACAACGCCGACGCTGAAGGCGGACCGAGCCGCAAGCTGGTCCAGCGCGGCGACACCTTCAAAAAAGGGCAAGTGCGGGTGATTGCCTGGCAAGCGGCGACGCTGCCGATGGCAAACGCCAAGGCCATCATCGAGCCGCGCGCGCAGACCGAACCGGTGGCGCGCCAGGGCGACGCGGCCGACGATCCGGCCATCTGGCGCAACCCGGCCGACCCGGCCGGCGCGCGCATCCTCGGCACCAACAAGAAGCAAGGCCTGCTGGTGTACGACCTGAACGGCAAGCAGTTGCAACTGCTGGAGGTCGGCCGCCTGAACAACGTCGACGTGCGCCAGGGCGTCACCGTCGGCGAACGCACGCTCGACGTGGCCGTCGCCACCCAGCGCGACGACAACAGCGTGATGCTGTTCGCCATCGACGCCGGCGGCACCGTCACACAGGCCGGCGCCTTTGCCACCGGACTGGAGGACATCTACGGCATGTGCCTGTACCGTCCGGCCGACGGCGGGCTGGAAGCGTTCATCAACGACAAGGACGGCAGCTTCCTGCAGTACCGCATCGAGGCCGGCGCCGACGGCAAGGGCATGTCGGGCAAGCTGCTGCGCCGCTTCAAGGTCGCCAGCCAGCCCGAGGGCTGCGTCGTCGACGACCGCAACGAGCGCCTGTTCCTGGGCGAGGAAAAGCGCGGCGTGTGGACCGTCTCGGCCCGTGGCGACGCCCCGGCCAAGCTGAGCATGATCATGCCGGTCGGCCCGCAACTGGTGGCCGACGTCGAAGGCATGGGCCTGTACCACGGCGACAAGGCCGACTACCTGGTCGTCTCCAGCCAGGGCGACAACAGCTACCTGGTGCTCGACGCCAAGGCGCCCTACCGCGTGCGCGGCAGCTTCCGGGTCGGCTACAACCTGGCCGCCGGCATCGACGGCACGTCGGAGACGGACGGGCTGGAAGTCAGCTCCGCCAACTTCGGCGGACCATATGCGAAAGGCATGCTGGTGATCCAGGACGGCTACAAGCGCCTGCCGGACAGCCCGCAAAACTTCAAATATGTCGCGTGGGACGACGTCGCCAAAGCCCTAAAACTGGACTAA